From Spirosoma aerolatum, one genomic window encodes:
- a CDS encoding LytR/AlgR family response regulator transcription factor has product MSSCLLVESDPVIASQLTDFLTQTTLFDPPIVCSTAMEAFQLLTDYPVDLIMLDLDLPDITGIQLLESLVNTPPVIVLADHAEQAAACYDLDVVVDFLLKPAPYLRFLRAIQRALLPQFSHSFIRDTNLVIDKKEATLFRSGRQLKRFVLDDIHYAKG; this is encoded by the coding sequence ATGTCCTCCTGCCTGCTTGTTGAAAGTGATCCAGTGATTGCGAGTCAGTTAACAGACTTCTTGACACAAACTACACTTTTTGATCCACCAATCGTGTGCTCAACAGCGATGGAAGCCTTCCAGTTGCTGACGGATTATCCTGTCGATTTAATCATGTTGGACCTGGATTTGCCTGATATAACAGGAATTCAGTTGCTTGAAAGCCTGGTTAATACTCCACCAGTAATTGTGCTGGCTGATCATGCTGAACAGGCTGCTGCCTGTTATGATTTGGATGTGGTTGTCGATTTTTTACTTAAGCCTGCTCCTTATTTACGTTTCCTGCGTGCCATCCAACGGGCCTTATTACCACAGTTCAGCCATAGTTTTATAAGAGATACCAACTTAGTGATTGATAAAAAAGAGGCTACATTATTCAGATCGGGCCGGCAGTTGAAACGGTTCGTACTCGATGATATTCACTATGCTAAAGGGTAA
- a CDS encoding amidohydrolase family protein, which translates to MIEPYTRLLFILNFSLFIFHTLFGQVEKAPARHEGEGPFGKLIVRGVTLVNSTGAPPIGPVDIVVEKNRITQIKQVGYPGVPIDAKNRPKADPGDKELNCEGMYLMPGFVDMHGHIGGQAQGANAEYVFKLWLGHGITTIRDPSCGNGLDWVLDHRAKSERNEITAPRIKAYTVFGQGAKDPINTPDQARAWVQQNAKRGADGIKFFGAEPAIFRAALEENKKLGLRSACHHAQLEVARMNALATAKAGLTSLEHWYGLPEALFDDKTVQNYPANYNYNNEQNRFEEAGNLWQQAAKPGSERWNKVMDELIALDFTLDPTFNIYEANRELMLARRAEWHDEYTMPSLWRFYGPSRISHGSYWHSWGTEQEVAWKKNYQLWMEFINEYKNRGGRVTTGSDSGFIYQLYGFAYIRELELLREAGFHPLEVIRAATLKGAEALGMADQIGSVEVGKLADFVIIDQNPLANLKVLYGTGAIHLNDKNEVERVGGVTYTVKDGVVYDAKKLLADVRKMVADAKQKENFEITQPGVPAKPGKVSGGKN; encoded by the coding sequence ATGATAGAACCGTATACACGACTCCTCTTTATTCTTAACTTTTCACTCTTCATTTTTCACACCTTGTTTGGTCAGGTTGAAAAGGCCCCGGCCCGCCATGAGGGCGAAGGGCCGTTTGGCAAACTGATCGTTCGGGGTGTAACCCTGGTAAACAGTACGGGGGCTCCCCCCATTGGCCCTGTCGATATTGTGGTCGAAAAAAATCGGATTACGCAGATCAAACAGGTAGGTTACCCAGGCGTGCCCATCGACGCGAAGAACCGCCCCAAAGCTGACCCAGGCGATAAAGAACTGAACTGCGAAGGCATGTACCTGATGCCAGGTTTTGTAGATATGCACGGACACATTGGCGGGCAGGCGCAGGGTGCCAATGCCGAATACGTGTTTAAACTCTGGCTGGGGCATGGTATTACCACCATCCGCGACCCATCGTGCGGTAATGGACTGGATTGGGTACTGGATCACAGGGCAAAAAGTGAACGAAACGAAATTACCGCTCCCCGCATCAAGGCATACACCGTATTTGGGCAGGGCGCGAAAGACCCAATCAATACGCCCGACCAAGCCCGCGCCTGGGTACAGCAAAATGCCAAACGTGGGGCCGATGGCATTAAATTTTTTGGTGCCGAACCGGCTATCTTTCGGGCAGCGCTGGAAGAAAACAAAAAGCTCGGCCTACGGTCGGCCTGCCACCATGCCCAACTCGAAGTAGCTCGCATGAACGCCCTGGCGACTGCCAAAGCCGGTTTGACCTCCTTGGAACATTGGTATGGACTGCCTGAAGCCCTCTTCGACGACAAGACCGTACAGAACTATCCGGCCAACTACAATTACAACAATGAACAAAATCGGTTTGAGGAAGCAGGTAACCTGTGGCAACAGGCCGCCAAACCTGGTAGCGAACGCTGGAATAAAGTCATGGACGAATTGATTGCGCTCGACTTTACCCTCGACCCCACCTTCAACATCTACGAAGCCAACCGCGAACTGATGCTGGCCCGACGCGCTGAATGGCATGACGAGTATACCATGCCAAGCCTGTGGCGATTCTACGGGCCCAGCCGGATTTCGCATGGGTCATACTGGCATTCGTGGGGCACTGAGCAGGAGGTAGCCTGGAAGAAAAATTATCAACTCTGGATGGAGTTTATTAACGAATATAAAAATCGGGGAGGGCGCGTAACCACGGGTTCCGATTCGGGTTTCATTTATCAACTTTATGGATTTGCCTACATCCGCGAACTCGAACTCCTGCGCGAAGCAGGCTTTCATCCGCTCGAAGTCATTCGGGCGGCTACGTTGAAAGGGGCCGAAGCTCTCGGTATGGCCGATCAGATTGGCTCCGTTGAAGTAGGCAAACTCGCTGATTTCGTGATTATCGATCAAAATCCACTGGCTAACCTGAAAGTGCTCTACGGCACGGGGGCCATTCATCTGAACGACAAAAACGAGGTAGAGCGCGTGGGGGGCGTTACCTACACAGTGAAAGATGGTGTGGTTTACGACGCTAAAAAATTACTAGCCGACGTTCGGAAGATGGTTGCCGATGCCAAGCAAAAGGAAAATTTCGAAATCACCCAACCAGGTGTTCCAGCCAAACCCGGCAAAGTTTCGGGTGGAAAAAACTAA
- a CDS encoding metallophosphoesterase family protein, with product METDTSKRDILFLSDTQAPMWVERLVLRTHQNKKATQVIFNEILRIQPAVLYWLGDIVSLGYRNSKWRIIDQFLLKCTEVQTAVYAIMGNHDVMGRPRKGARNFQQRFPDHIHTGYVKVTDSIAVIMLNSNFSILSIADLVTQQTWYQQTLEDLDNDPSIKVVIVTCHHAPYSNSKLVGSSKLVQQRFVPPYLRSQKAKLFITGHSHAFERYEFDGKTFLVIGGAVACVSLSIRRQAAYPI from the coding sequence ATGGAAACGGATACGAGTAAACGGGATATTTTATTTCTGAGCGATACACAGGCGCCTATGTGGGTCGAACGCCTGGTATTGCGCACACACCAGAACAAAAAAGCTACGCAGGTAATTTTCAACGAAATCCTGCGGATTCAACCGGCTGTTCTCTATTGGCTAGGCGACATTGTTTCACTAGGTTATCGGAATAGCAAGTGGCGAATCATTGACCAGTTTCTGTTGAAATGTACGGAGGTTCAAACGGCCGTTTATGCCATCATGGGCAACCATGATGTGATGGGCCGCCCTCGGAAAGGTGCCCGAAATTTCCAGCAGCGCTTTCCCGACCATATTCATACGGGCTATGTGAAAGTGACCGATTCCATTGCCGTCATTATGCTGAACTCCAATTTCAGTATCCTGTCGATAGCGGATTTGGTTACCCAGCAAACGTGGTATCAGCAAACATTGGAGGACCTGGACAACGACCCATCGATTAAAGTCGTTATTGTGACCTGCCACCATGCGCCCTACTCCAATAGCAAACTGGTAGGCTCATCCAAGCTGGTTCAGCAACGATTTGTACCACCTTACCTCCGGTCGCAAAAAGCAAAACTGTTTATTACCGGGCATTCGCACGCGTTCGAACGGTATGAGTTCGACGGCAAAACGTTCCTGGTGATCGGGGGGGCGGTGGCCTGCGTCAGCCTCTCAATACGTCGCCAAGCCGCCTACCCGATATAG
- a CDS encoding glycerophosphodiester phosphodiesterase produces MKPIIYSLLALLLIVSLSCRKTYEALVPYDFTNLPGSGQFGTAVRAVTNGVYTVSNGASEFGDQVALKWTYLHNGADTSYYLSVFTGKDAAYFNLEGTPQTDSLVLGGYWRKLVNDRIGLVQLTLRVKHQGKLQLYKGQLAPGDTMVIDGLYGDKNSSLSHPITLTYNRPLNSRPFSIMAHRSGGRTSDLLPASENSVEIIKLASRLGATGIEVDVRYTKDGVPILYHDNTLNLRLIQKNGLMGPVEDYTYQQLSTFVRLINGEKIPTLEEAMETVLNNTALNFVWLDTKYIGPMDKVQAIQQKYQQKALQAGRDLRIIIGLPSTEAVDSYKALANKENTPILCELDTALTRSLGARIWAPRWTLGPQTAEVQAMKADGLTVFVWTLDEPEFIREFIGQNQFDGILSNYSPVVAFYHYTEQP; encoded by the coding sequence GTGAAACCGATCATCTATAGCCTGCTAGCCTTGTTGTTGATCGTCTCCCTGAGTTGTCGGAAGACGTATGAGGCTCTGGTCCCCTATGATTTTACCAATCTACCCGGTTCCGGTCAATTTGGAACGGCTGTTCGGGCAGTTACGAACGGCGTGTATACTGTATCGAATGGAGCCAGCGAATTTGGTGATCAGGTAGCCCTGAAGTGGACGTATCTGCACAATGGCGCTGACACCAGTTACTACCTGTCGGTTTTTACGGGTAAAGATGCCGCGTATTTTAACCTCGAAGGCACACCACAAACGGATAGCCTGGTGCTGGGCGGTTACTGGCGTAAACTGGTGAACGATCGGATCGGCCTGGTTCAGTTGACACTCCGGGTCAAGCACCAGGGCAAACTCCAGCTTTATAAAGGTCAACTGGCTCCCGGCGATACCATGGTTATCGACGGCCTGTACGGCGATAAAAATAGCTCACTAAGTCATCCGATTACCTTAACCTATAATCGACCGCTAAATTCTCGGCCGTTTTCCATTATGGCGCACCGCAGTGGAGGACGTACATCAGATTTACTACCCGCTTCTGAAAACTCGGTCGAAATCATCAAGCTGGCGTCCAGGCTGGGCGCTACCGGCATTGAAGTCGATGTTCGCTATACGAAAGATGGTGTCCCGATTCTGTACCACGACAACACACTTAATCTGCGGCTCATCCAGAAAAATGGCCTGATGGGGCCAGTCGAAGACTACACGTATCAGCAACTGAGCACGTTTGTCCGGCTCATCAATGGCGAAAAAATACCAACGCTGGAAGAAGCCATGGAAACGGTGTTGAACAATACAGCGCTGAACTTTGTCTGGCTCGATACCAAATACATTGGCCCGATGGACAAAGTGCAGGCCATTCAGCAAAAGTACCAGCAGAAAGCACTTCAGGCTGGGCGTGACCTGCGCATCATTATTGGGTTGCCCAGTACCGAAGCGGTAGACTCATACAAAGCCCTGGCTAACAAAGAAAATACGCCTATCCTATGCGAACTCGACACCGCGCTAACCCGTAGTCTGGGTGCACGGATATGGGCTCCCCGCTGGACACTCGGCCCACAAACGGCCGAAGTACAGGCTATGAAAGCCGACGGCCTGACGGTCTTTGTCTGGACCCTTGATGAACCTGAATTTATCCGGGAGTTTATCGGTCAGAATCAGTTCGATGGTATTCTCTCCAACTATTCGCCAGTCGTTGCCTTTTATCACTACACTGAACAACCGTAA
- a CDS encoding DUF1353 domain-containing protein has protein sequence MDTDNGHRNLKLLNDFGYVDSKGKTWEVPGGTIIEEASMPKSLWLQDSIPLLTSYRRAAILLTYYCKYRKENWFLVYRMFYDACLTAGLPERKAKALFAGVFASQQRWSPSYGYRSISDKTVSFLGYQLINVSIAEIDFNEILEWIETKNPSIDELVIRLHCSMKEKKEKRLLEPKDL, from the coding sequence GTGGATACTGACAACGGCCACCGTAACCTAAAACTCCTGAACGACTTCGGTTATGTCGATTCGAAAGGAAAGACCTGGGAAGTGCCTGGCGGTACGATTATTGAAGAGGCCTCTATGCCAAAGTCACTATGGCTACAGGATAGTATACCGTTACTGACATCCTATCGACGTGCGGCTATCCTCCTCACCTATTATTGCAAGTACAGAAAGGAAAACTGGTTCTTAGTTTATCGGATGTTCTACGATGCCTGTTTAACGGCGGGTTTACCGGAGCGTAAGGCCAAAGCATTGTTTGCCGGTGTTTTTGCCAGCCAACAACGGTGGTCACCTTCCTATGGTTACAGGAGTATTAGTGATAAAACCGTTTCATTTCTGGGGTACCAATTGATCAATGTGTCTATAGCAGAAATCGACTTCAACGAGATTCTTGAGTGGATTGAGACGAAAAATCCATCCATAGATGAGCTTGTGATTCGGTTACATTGCTCGATGAAAGAAAAAAAAGAAAAACGCTTGCTCGAGCCCAAAGACTTGTAA
- a CDS encoding VOC family protein: MDQRFSVITLGTDDLTAMKQFYTETLGWKPVAENKDIVFYKMNGFLFSLFDRANLAQGVGVSAEGTGFRSFTLAYNVGSKREVDDLFDELKVKKVTILKEPHDTPFGGYFFYFADPEGNVLEVAYNPYVPLDERSNIVTHKNIDEL, translated from the coding sequence ATGGATCAGCGATTCAGTGTAATTACGTTAGGCACGGACGATTTGACGGCTATGAAGCAATTCTACACCGAAACGCTGGGCTGGAAACCCGTAGCCGAAAATAAAGACATTGTCTTTTACAAAATGAATGGTTTTCTGTTTAGCCTGTTTGACCGAGCTAATCTGGCTCAGGGGGTTGGGGTTTCGGCTGAAGGTACTGGTTTCCGATCGTTTACGCTAGCCTATAATGTCGGTTCGAAACGGGAGGTCGACGACTTATTTGACGAGCTGAAAGTGAAAAAGGTTACTATTCTGAAAGAACCGCACGACACCCCCTTTGGCGGTTACTTCTTCTATTTTGCTGACCCAGAAGGGAATGTACTTGAAGTAGCGTATAATCCCTATGTGCCTCTGGATGAACGCAGTAATATTGTTACGCACAAGAATATTGATGAGCTGTAA
- a CDS encoding sulfite exporter TauE/SafE family protein — protein MSPWLATAFVTGLISSLHCVGMCGPLVAALPVGRIRKNARWKAVGLYHLGRVATYSSLGALAGTMSLGLHLMGWQRPLAVISGLALLISFFWRKGLPARLRWPWLDHQITRTFRHHMQQPGWMGFGLLGILNGLLPCGFTYLALAGTLATNTPQAGASYMLLFGLGTLPALLGVNLMTGWLSILGRQYLNRTLSLATVVVALLLIGRGLSHYQLPVHIQDTIPMCHSLLAK, from the coding sequence ATGTCACCCTGGCTCGCCACCGCTTTTGTTACGGGGCTGATCAGCAGCCTGCACTGCGTAGGTATGTGCGGACCGTTGGTGGCGGCTCTACCTGTTGGCCGAATTCGGAAGAATGCCCGCTGGAAAGCTGTCGGTCTATATCATTTGGGCCGTGTGGCTACTTACAGCTCATTAGGCGCATTAGCTGGTACAATGAGCCTGGGGTTACACCTGATGGGCTGGCAACGTCCGCTGGCCGTTATAAGTGGCCTTGCGTTACTGATCAGTTTTTTCTGGCGGAAAGGCTTACCGGCCCGGTTGCGCTGGCCCTGGCTCGATCATCAGATAACCCGCACGTTTCGCCATCATATGCAACAGCCCGGCTGGATGGGCTTCGGGCTGTTAGGTATCCTGAATGGCCTGCTTCCATGCGGATTTACGTACCTGGCTCTGGCCGGTACATTGGCTACCAATACCCCTCAGGCCGGAGCTTCCTATATGCTTCTGTTCGGCCTGGGAACGCTACCCGCCTTGCTGGGTGTCAATCTAATGACAGGCTGGTTGTCGATACTTGGCCGCCAATACCTGAACCGTACCCTTTCCCTGGCAACTGTCGTTGTCGCCCTATTGCTTATCGGTCGAGGTCTGTCGCATTACCAACTCCCGGTCCATATTCAGGATACGATACCCATGTGTCATAGCTTATTGGCGAAGTAA
- a CDS encoding FixH family protein: MNWGKSIVLVFVLFAGFIGTMVYQMSREHVDLVSDNYYQNELDYQRQIDRENNARQNMAAVITNQPDQQQVVCELPKTLQNGQIVFYRPGDRKQDFKITIPASHEAQQVVSTAALARGRWRIQFTWSDGSREYYQESQLDL; encoded by the coding sequence ATGAACTGGGGTAAATCAATCGTTCTTGTATTTGTGCTCTTTGCAGGTTTTATCGGTACGATGGTGTACCAGATGAGCCGCGAGCATGTCGATCTGGTTAGTGATAACTATTACCAGAATGAGCTTGACTATCAGCGGCAAATTGACCGGGAGAACAATGCCCGGCAAAACATGGCTGCTGTCATCACCAATCAGCCCGACCAGCAGCAGGTAGTTTGCGAACTCCCAAAAACCTTGCAAAATGGTCAGATTGTTTTTTACCGCCCCGGTGATCGGAAGCAGGACTTTAAGATAACGATTCCGGCCAGCCATGAGGCCCAGCAGGTGGTTTCGACGGCTGCTCTGGCCCGTGGGCGCTGGCGGATACAATTTACCTGGTCGGATGGTAGCCGCGAGTATTATCAGGAAAGCCAACTCGATTTATAA
- the ccoG gene encoding cytochrome c oxidase accessory protein CcoG, with product MNATLNAPPEKKPSSTFGKREWLYPRVVKGRYYRWRNVVSWVLLAALFAGPFLSYDGQPLFLFNILERKFNFFGVTFWPQDFYLVAIGMLAFIVFIVLFTTIYGRVFCGWACPQTIFMEMVFRRIEIWIEGDQNARKRLDAAPWTTEKILKKLAKYSLFFLLSFAISNTFLAYIIGKDALLTIITDNPENHLAGLTAILVFTGVFYTVYAHVREYVCTTICPYGRLQSVMLDKNSVLITYDEIRGEPRGKMERSAQKKSTNPTLDHDTFSPLPLAPSAQPKGDCIDCKLCVQVCPTGIDIRNGNQMECVNCTLCIDACDEIMDKIGRPRGLIRYDSLEGVRTQKPWRITTRMIAYSVILVLLMSVWGFLLVSRSDLDTTVLRAPGQLFQREPGGMISDLYLVELVNKTHRDKPVSFRVAYPGAKLRMVQPITKAPADELTKGMFFILLPEKSIHQNSTKLVIEVVSDGEVVDKLNTTFLGPVQ from the coding sequence ATGAACGCAACACTCAACGCTCCTCCTGAAAAGAAACCCTCCTCTACCTTCGGTAAACGGGAATGGCTTTATCCTCGTGTGGTGAAAGGGCGATACTATCGCTGGCGGAATGTTGTATCCTGGGTTTTACTAGCTGCCCTGTTTGCTGGGCCTTTTCTGAGTTATGATGGCCAGCCGCTGTTCCTATTCAACATTCTGGAGCGGAAATTCAACTTCTTCGGTGTTACCTTCTGGCCCCAGGATTTTTACCTGGTCGCCATTGGGATGCTTGCCTTTATTGTCTTCATTGTTCTGTTTACAACAATTTACGGACGTGTATTCTGTGGCTGGGCCTGTCCACAAACCATTTTCATGGAAATGGTTTTCCGACGCATCGAAATCTGGATTGAAGGTGATCAGAACGCCCGTAAACGCCTGGATGCTGCCCCCTGGACTACCGAAAAAATCCTCAAAAAGTTAGCTAAATACAGTCTCTTTTTCCTGCTTTCATTCGCTATCAGCAATACATTTCTGGCGTATATCATTGGCAAAGATGCCTTGCTGACCATTATAACCGACAATCCGGAGAACCACCTGGCCGGACTGACAGCCATTCTGGTGTTTACGGGGGTTTTCTACACCGTCTATGCTCACGTCCGTGAATACGTATGCACTACTATTTGTCCCTATGGTCGCCTGCAAAGCGTAATGCTCGACAAAAATTCGGTGCTCATCACGTACGATGAAATCCGGGGCGAGCCAAGAGGAAAAATGGAACGTAGCGCCCAGAAAAAAAGCACAAATCCTACGCTGGATCACGACACGTTCAGCCCGCTACCACTTGCTCCCAGCGCCCAGCCCAAAGGCGATTGCATCGACTGTAAACTGTGCGTACAGGTTTGCCCGACGGGGATCGACATTCGGAATGGCAATCAGATGGAATGTGTGAACTGTACCTTATGCATCGACGCCTGCGATGAGATCATGGACAAAATTGGCCGTCCACGCGGCCTTATCCGGTACGATTCGCTTGAAGGGGTTCGGACGCAGAAGCCGTGGCGTATTACCACCCGTATGATTGCCTATAGTGTTATTCTGGTTTTGCTTATGAGCGTGTGGGGCTTTTTGCTGGTGAGCCGTAGCGACCTCGACACTACCGTTCTGCGGGCGCCGGGCCAATTATTTCAGCGCGAACCGGGAGGCATGATTTCCGATCTGTATCTGGTCGAACTGGTCAACAAAACGCACAGAGACAAGCCCGTTTCGTTCCGGGTGGCTTATCCGGGAGCCAAACTTCGGATGGTGCAACCGATCACAAAAGCACCCGCCGATGAGCTGACAAAGGGCATGTTTTTCATTCTATTACCCGAGAAATCAATCCATCAGAACAGCACCAAGCTTGTTATCGAAGTCGTATCCGATGGCGAAGTCGTCGATAAACTAAACACAACATTTTTAGGACCTGTCCAATGA
- a CDS encoding cbb3-type cytochrome c oxidase N-terminal domain-containing protein, whose product MNLLVTTLFDPTTGKSVWDLSSGEDLLWVMVMIFVTVATGLLLVITLYLAYVLRQALGLKLNTAAKPADNRTAWQKWAGLHTLSTEKDLMLEHAYDGIAELDNPTPPWFMGLFYLTIAFGAIYLLIFHVIGAGNVMEQEYNQEVAVAEKQREAYVKLVAGKINENTVTRLTEAKGLEAGKTLFNQYCTACHGQKGEGKVGPNLTDEYWLHGGSVKEVFHTVTEGVPDKGMISWKKQLNPLQIQQVSSYILSLQGTKPAGAKEPQGEKVAIN is encoded by the coding sequence ATGAATCTTCTCGTAACAACTTTGTTTGACCCGACAACTGGCAAATCGGTCTGGGATCTAAGCTCCGGCGAAGACCTGCTGTGGGTAATGGTGATGATCTTTGTGACCGTTGCCACTGGATTACTATTAGTCATTACGCTTTATCTGGCTTACGTTCTGCGTCAGGCGTTGGGGTTAAAATTGAACACTGCTGCCAAACCCGCCGATAATCGGACAGCCTGGCAAAAGTGGGCCGGTTTGCACACGCTTAGCACCGAAAAAGACCTGATGCTGGAGCATGCCTACGATGGTATCGCCGAACTCGACAACCCGACTCCTCCGTGGTTTATGGGTCTGTTCTACCTGACCATCGCTTTCGGGGCTATTTATCTGCTGATTTTCCACGTCATCGGTGCTGGGAATGTAATGGAGCAGGAATACAATCAGGAAGTAGCCGTTGCTGAAAAACAACGTGAAGCTTATGTTAAGCTCGTAGCAGGCAAAATCAATGAGAATACGGTCACCAGACTTACTGAAGCCAAAGGGCTAGAGGCTGGTAAAACGCTGTTCAACCAATACTGTACAGCCTGTCATGGTCAGAAGGGCGAAGGCAAAGTTGGGCCGAACCTCACGGATGAATACTGGCTGCATGGCGGCTCTGTGAAAGAAGTGTTTCACACGGTTACCGAAGGTGTTCCCGATAAAGGAATGATCTCCTGGAAAAAACAGCTCAATCCGCTTCAGATTCAGCAGGTTTCCAGCTATATATTATCGTTGCAGGGGACTAAGCCCGCAGGTGCCAAAGAGCCCCAGGGCGAGAAAGTAGCCATAAATTAA